In the Helicobacter typhlonius genome, one interval contains:
- a CDS encoding methionine ABC transporter permease, with the protein MLEFLDLFERHFLLFLRDIFTNPIAFSLAKSVCETLYMVSFSVFFACVFGLPLGVFLSAIKPSGIMANPMLYRILGSLVNIVRSFPFIVLIFLLLPLSKALIGTSIGSTAAIIPLVIAATPFIARLFEGAFDEVDKGLIEATISMGASKMRVVMMMISESLPSLTNAITITAVSLVGFSAMAGVVGAGGLGDLAYRIGFQSFKPDILTYAVICIIILVQCIQSSGDFIVKRLRAHR; encoded by the coding sequence ATGCTTGAGTTTTTGGATTTATTCGAACGGCATTTTCTACTTTTTTTACGCGATATTTTTACCAACCCAATCGCCTTTAGCCTCGCAAAAAGTGTGTGTGAAACTCTCTATATGGTGAGTTTTTCTGTATTTTTTGCTTGTGTGTTTGGGCTGCCTTTAGGCGTGTTTTTAAGCGCAATTAAACCTTCAGGCATTATGGCAAATCCTATGCTGTATAGAATCTTAGGCTCACTTGTGAATATCGTGCGTTCATTCCCTTTTATTGTGCTTATTTTCTTGCTTTTGCCTTTATCAAAAGCTCTCATTGGCACGAGTATTGGAAGCACAGCAGCGATTATCCCACTTGTAATTGCGGCTACGCCTTTTATTGCACGGCTTTTTGAGGGTGCATTTGATGAAGTAGATAAAGGACTCATCGAAGCTACAATAAGTATGGGTGCTAGTAAAATGCGCGTAGTTATGATGATGATTAGCGAGAGTTTGCCCTCACTCACAAATGCTATTACCATTACGGCAGTAAGCCTAGTAGGATTTTCAGCTATGGCAGGGGTTGTAGGTGCTGGAGGTTTGGGGGATTTAGCCTACCGCATAGGTTTTCAGTCTTTTAAACCTGATATTCTTACCTATGCGGTGATATGTATTATCATTTTGGTGCAGTGTATTCAGTCATCAGGCGATTTCATCGTCAAACGTTTGCGCGCACATCGTTAA
- a CDS encoding MetQ/NlpA family ABC transporter substrate-binding protein → MKKFVKLALLGGLIVGFVACGESGDSAKNTTQTESKAEVKTLKVGATPVPAAEILEFIKPQMLAKGVDMQIQAFTDYVVPNVSLAEGSSDTNMYQHKPFMDKTNEEKGYKLVALAPIYVVPLGFYSHKVKHIDELPEGANIAIPGDASNMARAFILLHDNGVITLKDSQNLSATEMDIIENPKKLIFKPIEAASLPMVLDSVDGAVINANYALQANMSIKEALFHENDKSAYVNVLVAREDNKDDERIAVLKDALLSDETRDFILEKYKGEIIPANTKE, encoded by the coding sequence ATGAAAAAATTTGTTAAGTTAGCTCTTTTAGGGGGCTTGATTGTGGGCTTTGTAGCCTGTGGTGAAAGTGGTGATAGTGCCAAAAATACTACACAAACAGAAAGTAAAGCAGAGGTAAAAACACTCAAAGTTGGTGCTACACCTGTGCCTGCTGCGGAGATTTTGGAATTTATTAAACCACAAATGTTAGCAAAAGGCGTGGATATGCAGATTCAAGCTTTTACAGACTATGTTGTGCCTAATGTGTCTTTAGCAGAGGGAAGCAGTGATACAAATATGTATCAGCATAAGCCATTTATGGATAAGACAAACGAGGAGAAGGGCTATAAGCTCGTGGCATTAGCACCTATTTATGTTGTGCCACTTGGATTTTACTCTCATAAAGTAAAACATATTGATGAGTTGCCAGAGGGTGCAAATATCGCAATTCCGGGTGATGCGTCAAATATGGCGAGGGCTTTTATATTGCTACACGATAATGGTGTGATTACACTTAAAGATTCACAAAATCTTAGTGCAACAGAAATGGATATTATAGAAAATCCTAAAAAACTTATCTTTAAGCCTATTGAAGCAGCTTCTTTGCCTATGGTGCTTGATAGTGTTGATGGTGCAGTGATTAATGCAAACTACGCACTTCAGGCAAATATGAGCATTAAAGAAGCACTTTTTCACGAAAATGATAAAAGTGCTTATGTAAATGTGCTTGTCGCGCGCGAAGACAATAAAGACGATGAGCGTATAGCCGTGCTTAAAGATGCGCTTTTGAGCGATGAAACAAGGGATTTTATC